The sequence AGAATGTTTCTTAAAAGAGTCAGGGGTGAAAGAGATCACCACCAAGATCCCTTACCTGACTGTAGACAATTTCCCAAAGCTTGGGTTATTGACGGCATGTAGGTTCCTGGAGTGGGCTGCCCACAACCCTAACGGGGTGATCAGCTTACCAACCGGTAAAACTCCTGAGTTTTTCATCAAATGGACCCAATTTCTGCTTGAGAATTGGGATAGCAAAAAAGGCAAGCAAATCCGTGAAGACTACGGAATGAGCGATCTCAAAAAGCCGGTGCTTAAAGACCTGCATTTTGTACAGATCGACGAATTTTACCCTATCTCTTCCTCCCAGCACAACAGTTTTTACCATTATGTAAACAAGTTTTACATTGATGGCTTTGGACTTGATCCTAAAAAAGCGTTGCTGATCAATTCCGATGATATTCCATTGGCAGAAGGAAAACACTTTTCCGAAATTTTCCCGGATCTTAAAGTAGACCTTTCCCTGAGGTTTAGGGAAGCTGCCAACAAGCAAGAAAAACTGCAGCAGGAATCCATCTTTCTGATCGACAAATGGTGCGGAGAGTATGAACAAAAAATCAGGGAAAAAGGAGGCATCGGCTTCTTCTTGGGCGGCATCGGTCCTGATGGCCACATTGCCTTCAACACCCGAGGATCCGACATCTTCTCCACGACCAGGCTGACAGAAACCAACTTTGAAACACAAGCGGTAGCAGCTGGTGACCTGGGCGGGATAGAAGTCTCGGCAAACCGCCTGGTCATTACCATTGGGTTGGACACCATCGTCTACAATCCAGAAGCCGTGGGCATCATCATCGCTGCTGGCGAGGCCAAGGCACAAATCGTCAAAGATTCACTGGAGACAGACCTGACCAACATCCACCCGGCTACGGTACTCCAAAAACTGAAAAATGGTCGCTTTTACCTGACCAAAGGGGGCGCTTCCAAGCTCACCGATAGCATCAACACCTACTACAAAACAGGCGAATGGACACAGGCCAAAACCGAAAAGTCCATCCTTGAGCTGTGTAAAAAGCTGGGCAAATATGCCAGTAGGCTTAAACTAGAGGACCTGAAAAACGATCCTTATACTTCCCTTATTCCTGATCTTTCAGAAAACACGGTGGCATCGGTGATCCAAAGCACCATCGATAAGCTGAATCGAGGAATCGAAAAAGAGGAAAATGAAGTACTGCTGCACACAGGACCACACCATGATGACATTTCTTTGGGGATCCTGCCGCACATCACCAACCAGCTGAGCGAAAAAACCAATGAAGCGCATTTCTCCGTATTGACTTCAGGGTTTACGGCGGTGACGAACACCTTTGTGATCGACACCTTGCTGCATACCAAGAAATTGCTGGATGAAGACCAAATCCAGATGGTCAACTATGAGGATTTCTTCCAGACCGGTTATAAGCTGAAAATGGACAAAGATGTGTACCATTACCTCACCAATGTGGCTTCAGAAGATCCTGAGCAACAAAAAAGAGGGCTTTGTCACCGTGTGGTAAGGGCAGTAGTGGAAGTATTTGGCGTGAAAAACAACCAAAAGCTTCGTGAGACCATTAACGATGTGATCAGCATTCTCAAAAACTCTTACGATGGAGAGAAAAACCCACCAAAAATCCAGAAGCTGAAAGGCATGATCCGGGAGTTCGAAGAGGAATTGGTATGGGCACACTTTGGGGTAAAAGTAAGAAATGTACACCACCTGAGACTAGGCTTCTATACCGGTGATATCTTCACCGAGCAACCGGACAAAAAGCGGGATGTGGAACCTATCGTGGAGATGTTCCGCGAAATCAATCCTACCAAAATCAGCTTGACCTTGGATCCGGAAGGCAGTGGTCCTGACACCCACTACAAAGTGCTTCAAGCAACTGCCGAAGCCGTAAGACAGTGGAGCAAAGAAAAAGACCTCAGCGACCTGCGCATCATCGGGTACAGAAACGTATGGTTTAAGTTTGAAGCAGCGGAGTCCAATGTCATCGTACCGGTTTCGTTAGGTGACCTCTCCGTGATGGAAGACTCTTTTGCCAACTGCTACCTCAGCCAGGTAAATGCCTCGTTCCCTAGCTATGCCCACAACGGTAAATTCAGCACCATCGCCAAACGCACTTGGGTAAACCAGCTGAACGACGTGCAGTTATTGCTAGGAAAAGACTATTTCTACCAGCACGATATGGCTAAGGTAAGGGCTAGCCATGGCTTGATTTTCTTCAAGGACATGAATGTCGAAGAATTCATCGCCCACGCCAGAGAATTGGAAAAATCAATCGAAGGGATGATCTAATCTCAGGCTTTAAACCTTACGCCTGATAATTATTGAGGTATCCGAGGGCGTACGTGCCTTCGGATATCTTTGGTTTTTAAACGTAGATACATGAAAAAAAATCGGCTGATTCTGGGACTTGATATTGGAGGGACTTCTATAAATGCCGGTATTATGAAAGATGGGGAACTGATAGAGAAGCGGGAAATTCCCACCCCTTCACAGGAGCCCCAAGAAGTCATATTATCGACTATCGCTGACTTTATCGCTTCCTACTTTTCACATGAGATAGATGGAATAGGTATAGGCATTCCCGGCTTGGTGGATGCTGAGAAAGGCATCGTGTATAACCTTGAAAACATCCCTGCTTTCAATAAAGTAGCCCTCAAAGATTACTTGGAAAGAACACTGGAAAAGCCAGTGTATATTAACAATGATGCCAACTGTTTTGCCTTAGGGGAATACAAATTTGGTGGAGCCAATAAGCACCGTCACATGGTAGGCATCACCTTGGGAACAGGCATTGG comes from Echinicola vietnamensis DSM 17526 and encodes:
- a CDS encoding PIG-L family deacetylase, with the translated sequence MLSNYPLSEVEECFLKESGVKEITTKIPYLTVDNFPKLGLLTACRFLEWAAHNPNGVISLPTGKTPEFFIKWTQFLLENWDSKKGKQIREDYGMSDLKKPVLKDLHFVQIDEFYPISSSQHNSFYHYVNKFYIDGFGLDPKKALLINSDDIPLAEGKHFSEIFPDLKVDLSLRFREAANKQEKLQQESIFLIDKWCGEYEQKIREKGGIGFFLGGIGPDGHIAFNTRGSDIFSTTRLTETNFETQAVAAGDLGGIEVSANRLVITIGLDTIVYNPEAVGIIIAAGEAKAQIVKDSLETDLTNIHPATVLQKLKNGRFYLTKGGASKLTDSINTYYKTGEWTQAKTEKSILELCKKLGKYASRLKLEDLKNDPYTSLIPDLSENTVASVIQSTIDKLNRGIEKEENEVLLHTGPHHDDISLGILPHITNQLSEKTNEAHFSVLTSGFTAVTNTFVIDTLLHTKKLLDEDQIQMVNYEDFFQTGYKLKMDKDVYHYLTNVASEDPEQQKRGLCHRVVRAVVEVFGVKNNQKLRETINDVISILKNSYDGEKNPPKIQKLKGMIREFEEELVWAHFGVKVRNVHHLRLGFYTGDIFTEQPDKKRDVEPIVEMFREINPTKISLTLDPEGSGPDTHYKVLQATAEAVRQWSKEKDLSDLRIIGYRNVWFKFEAAESNVIVPVSLGDLSVMEDSFANCYLSQVNASFPSYAHNGKFSTIAKRTWVNQLNDVQLLLGKDYFYQHDMAKVRASHGLIFFKDMNVEEFIAHARELEKSIEGMI